The nucleotide sequence ACAACAAGGGAAACTACCCTTGTCCTTTGGCAAAATCTACTGAACAGAATAAATAGGAATATTTGACTGCGGCCTGGTCTCTTTACTTCATTGCTTACACATATCTTTTGATCTGTTTTCCGGGTAAATGGACAATGAAGCCACCTTCCAGGTCACAGAGTGACATCCATAAGCCTGGGGCATGGTTTCAAGCGATGTAAACtcaggaaaaaaaagaaaagtccctttttcaagaccctgtctttcaaagataattcttaaaaatacaaataacttcacagatcttcattgtaaagggtttaaacactgtttcccatgcttgttcaatgaaccataaacaattaatgaacatgcacctgtggaacggtcgttaagacactaacagcttacagacggtaggcaattaaggtcacagttatgaaaagttaggacactaaagaggcctttctactgactctgaaaaacaccaaaataaagatgctcagggtccctgctcatctgcgtgaacgtgccttaggcatgttacaaggaggcatgaggactgcagatgtggccagggcaataaattgcattgtccgtactgtgagaagcCTAAGCCAGCGCTACAAAGAGACAGGGCGGATAGCTGattgtccttgcagtggcagaccacgtgtaacacctgcacaggatcggtacatctgaacatcacacctgtgggacaggtacaggatggcaacaacaactgcccgagttacaccaggaacgcacaatccctccatcagtgctcagactgtacgcAATAAGCTGAGAGAagctgtaggcctgttgtaagagggcttgtaggcctgttgtaaggcaggtcctcaccagacatcactggcaacaacgttgcctatgggcacaaacccgtcgctggaccagacaggactggcaaaaagcgctcttcactgacgagtcacggttttgtctcaccaggggtgatggtcggattcgcgtttatctttgaaggaatgagctttacaccgaggcctgtactctggagtgtgatcgatttggaggtttagggtccgttatggtctggggcggtgtgtcacagtatcatcggactgagcttgttgtcattgcgggcaatctcaacgctgtgtgttactgGGAAGACATccccctccctcatgtggtacccttcctgcaggctcatcctgacatgacccgccagcatgacaatgccacactgctcgttctgtgcgtgatttcctgcaagtgttttgccatggccagcgaagagcccggatctcaatcccattgagcacgtctgggacctgctggatcggagggtgagggctagagccattccccccagaaatgtccgggaacttgcaggtgccttggtggaagagtggggtaacatatcacagcaagaactggcaaatctagtgcagtccatgaggagatgcactgcagtacttaatgcagctggtggccacaccagatactgacagttaCTTTTATTTTGCCCcgctctttgttcagggacacattattctgtttctgttagtcacatgtctgtggaacttgttcagtttgtcccagttgttgaatcttacgttcatacaaatatttacacgttaagtttgctgaaaatgaacACAGTTGACAGTTGAGAGGACATCTCTTTTTTCACTGAGTTTATATCAAACATTATATAGATGACGAATCAAAAGAATTTGCTGCCACAAGTACCTCTCCACTCACCTCAGTGGTGCTTTAGTAATGTTTTAAAGGCGATATTTTTAGTGGAGCGACTTTATGAACAGAAAGGGAACACAGGCGCCTTCAAATACTTTATGCTACATTTCCAGGACAGAAAAGGTTGCTTCTATGAATATGAAATGCATGCAAtttcttattaaaaaaaaaagtactcTGTGCAACATTTGATTTATTTGTTTaacaataccaaaacaaaatCTCACAGAGACAAATACTTTGAATTACACAGAATGCAAATAAATACATATGACCATAgaattaatgacatcacaattgaTACAACAATTTACACCACTTCAATAGTGCAAAACCACACATACTGCACTCATTGAGATTCTTGCATTGTATCCGTTTGAAGACGTGTGCTGTCTCCTGGTGGGGAAGTACAGTAACTGACAGTACTGCTTTATGGCATGTAGTTGAGCCCAACACCTGACTACAACTACCCAATCATTAGGACATAAGACGTCACTTCAACGCATTTCATGTCTCGTCAATAGAGAAAGTGTTTACATttaatgtttttttctttctcatgTTTTTCAACCAATCATCCCATGTCACTAGATAAGCTCAAACAAATCAGAGACTGACATATTGCAAAGTTACGAAGTGATGCTCAATGAAAAGTAGAGAACATGATCGCTCCGATGGACAAAGACGATAAATGGCGAAAGAAAAGCAGGGAACCTGAAACTGTGGCAGGTTGCCCCCACCCCTGAGAAAAACAAAAAGGTCTTAGCACCATCAAATACTAAAGAACAAACACCTGCTTCCCCACCATCTGTCAAATGTGATGTCTTTGGATTGACAGGTTCCCAACTTTTAAAGTGCGCTTGCTCGCTCACGAGCCATTCTTTttgctttattttttacaaataataattaaaaaaaattaaaaacctACAGGTTTGCCAATACATCTTTTtgcctgcatgtttttttttgcatattGAAATAATTCTCGACCACATTTATTTCGTTGGAAATAGGACCTCCGTAGCAACATCGCTTGATTAAAGTGTGCATAATATATCAGTCAAGTATCTGATGTTCCAGACACATGCAATAATATACAATACATTATGGCGCTTCCTAATCCAAATATCCATTGAACAGTCCTGAAACACCTGAACCAGTAGGAACAAGCGTTTAGTCATTGACAGGCCTGCTGAGAACAGAGGTTTGATTCTTTGCTTTTACACAACATCAGTTCATTCTATACAGTACGGAAGTTATCAGATATTAATCTGAACAAGAATAGTATTGGTATATAAAAAAACTACTTTGATGATCAAAGTAATTTTAAAAAAGTTGAACATTTCTATGGCTACAAAGGCGACAACACTCAACCTGATCGTACTTTTTTTGTTGTGCATTGAAGATGCATACATCCAGTGAGACTGGAGGGAGTGGCCTCCAAAGCATTGATCATTAAAACTGGGTTAAATCATGCGATTGCCAGGCTAAATACTGCTGATCCTTAAAAGAGAGGAGAGACCGTCAGGAGATAAGCTCAAAATGGCTGCTCGGCTGGCTGATCCGTGTAAGAGAAGATAATTCATTGTTATCATTATGGCTGATTACCAGGAGAATCATTCAAGAGTACCCGCAGATGGCTTAGTAGTGAAAGATTAAATACAGATATACTTAACACCGTGATGAAATGCTGACATAGGAGGTAAAGAATAAAATTAATCTCTGTACTCATGCCAAAGAAGTACACCCTGTGCATCTTTGGTTCTGCATAGCACTTGTACCTTACGATAGGTGTTAAAAAAAGAAGCAGCAAAACGTAGGACTAGACTCAATTTGACTAGTCTGCACACACCACATGCTCATGAAGAGAATACAGAATGGAAGCGCACGTTTCAGAGTTCTCTTGGAAATCAGAAAAATCGCTTCGTCAATATGATCTGAGAGCAGATGGAGTTGACTATCGCCTCCCTTCTTCAGTTTATTCTTAGTTTGAGAGTTGGCTTTGGTTCCAAGTCACACAGCAGCtcatgtgtgtgcatatgtgttgGCTTGGCTCCGCTTGCTGTGAGTTGTGGCTGGCCTGGGTCTAGTTCTCTTAAATATAGCCCTTTGAGTTTACCCGTCTGTGTTTGAACTCATACAGGGAGGTGCTCCAAAAGTCCTATATGCAAGGGGATGACGGGCCAACTCTGGAACACTTTCAAAATTGGTCCTAATTCTTCTAGGACAGAATATCTTCCAACACGAGAGCTCCAGTTGGCGCTATATTGTCACGTCCTCCAAACATGAGTCATCAATCTCTCCTCTGGCCAATCATGGTTGTGTCTTTGTACCTAAAAAAAAGAGAAAGGAGGCCGTTGAGTATACTTCGAGAACGGTTTGAACACACAATACACCCCATGTGATACAAAAACATTTGGCTTCGAGTCAGCTGAGCTGCACCTCTTATGGGAATTTGAAAGTCACAGAGGCAATTTGCATAACCACAAAATGTCAGTTACGATATCATAAAATAATCAGAAGTCTCAGTTACGCCTGTATagaacagtcacacacacagatgaggcATGTCTTCCAACGTGCAGAAGCCTGGTCCAAGATCTGTATATGGTTTAGCCAACTCCTCTGAATATAGCTGTCCTGCCATGATCAAAGATATTCAGAGAAGGGCTAAAGCGCATCAGGATCTGTTGGCGGGTAATGAAAATGGTTGTTGTGCTTACGTTCATAAATAAAGGATGAGTTTAAATTAAGCAATTGTGGACAAGGCTTGCTTGAGACGTGACATGGTTGCTGGTTGTCCCGCAGCTGTGACCTGTTATGTGAAGGTTGTATTATGGTTGCTGTGGGGTTGTCGTACCTGCTCTGTAGGGAGAATTCAGGGAGGGCGCCCAGAGCGGTCAACTGCTCCTCCAGAGCCACGATACGGAGGCCGATGTACCCCGATGATAGCAGCAGTAGTACCACCCTAAACACAAACAATGTTTAGTCACACCCGCATATGCAGCTTCAATTAAAACGCAGGGTAAATACTGTCCAGCATCAACCAAAGTTAGCGACAGTCTGACGCAGGCGCAGCATGCAACGTGGGTTTTGTTTTGTGTGAAAACATGGCGGAAGGCAGTGACAGCGCTCAGGAGATTTTTCAGTCGTCTAAGAGAACCATATCTGAAGTGTGGTCGTATTTTGGGTTTTACAAGAGTGCTGAGGGAAACTTAAAATCGAAGATAGTCACCCTGTCTGCAGAgcatgcaaaaataaaataaaattcgcTGCGAAAGGGGGTAACACTTCAAATCTCTCGAGTCATCTTCGTGACCACCACCCGCTACTTTATAGCGAATGCAAGGTAAGTTAACTTTTAGCTCAATGCATGATGTGGGGACTTCAGAATGAGGGAAAATGTCATTGTCTAGCCAACTTGCTAATAGCTTGTCAATAATGTAAACAAGCTTTCAGTGCTACCTACTCTTGTAAAAACACTACACGTTGTTCGCATCGTGTCTGCAGACACGTTGTAGTTTAGTCACCCAACCAACatattttgttcatttaaaaATCAGTCAGACATCGACTTGGTTGTAAGTGTTCCAACAGGAGAAACACTATAGACTCCTATACAAGACTCCTGTATTTATGTCAATTGTTGGGCTCATTGCAATTACTATCACCGTCTTAAAACTCATTTGTATTTATGTAAATTGTGCACGGGGTCATTGCATATACTCAAATGCAACACAGAAGATTGTGTGTGTAAGGgaataataatatttataatgtaaCACATTTGCTATGCCCTTGTTTACAGAGTGGGCGTGCAGCAGGTAAACCCATCGATGCTACTGGTCCCTCATCTACAGTTGTGACAGACACTCGAGCAAGCGTTTAAAAAAGGCAGGCTGCTTATGCACCCACATCCAAAAATGATCAAGACCACTGCAGCCCTTTCATATTACATTGCAAAGGACATGATGCTATTTGAAATTGTTGAGAGGCCTGGCTTTCTGAGGCTATAGTGAGGCACGGCAACCTTCATCAAAGTGAGTGCTGCtaattgtatttgttgtttgATTTGCTTACTTAAAAAGGTTATGTTCATTTAAACATACACTAGGGAAACTTTTACCACATGGTGCAATCTTTAAATGTTAATGCACACAAAAAATGCATAGTGCTGctaattttgtttgtttgttttcaatATAAAACTTGGGGAAatgatttcagtgtgtgtgtcagtactttTTGAAAATTTCCAACACATTTTAACAATACTGTGATATGAAATGTTCATACTGTTTCATCTCTACCTGTAGAGCATAAGCCTAGAAACGTGTTTTGTGAAATTACCCGTGAAAGTCAAAGccggggggggttctactaagctatatggaattgtttgaaGATCATACCAAGGATCCTTTTGCTATTTGAGCTCAacattttaagaccccttgaagtataaaaaaaaattatatatatatatatatatatacacgaaACAATTTtatcttactgctattagccccatacaaacgcattgaataacaaatCACTAAATGGAACTGTATCCCAAAAACATTCTAAGTAAGTTTGCAGTGtgtcatatatatattttaaactatttaacccttttttggcactaaacattCTCCTtatatacacacaaaagtatgtggacacctcttcaaattagtagatctgtctatttcagtcacacccgttacggacaggtgtataaaaatcaagcacacagccatgcaatctccatagacaaacattggccttactgaagagcgcaGTAATTTTTAACATGGCACCATCATACAATGCCACCTTACCAACAAGTCTATTTGTCAAATTGCTGTCCTACTAAAGCTGCCCcctagtcaactgtaagtgctgttaagtggaaaagtctaggagaaacaacggctcagctcacagaacgggaccgccgagtattgaagtgcgtaaaaatcatctgtcttcggttgcaactctcactacagagttccaaactgcctctggaaacaacgtcagcacaagaactgttcgtcgggagcttcatgaaatgagtttccatggtcgagcagctgcacacaagcctaagatcaccatgagcaatgccaagggttgctggagtggtgtaaagctcaccgctattggactctggagcagtggaaacacattctctggagtaatgaatcacgcttcaccatcaggCAGTCCCACTGACGAATCTGGgtgaatgctacctgcccgaatgcatagtgcaaattgtaaagtttggtggaggaataatggtctgggggtgtttttcatgattcgggctaggccccttagttccagtgaagggaactcTTAACGCtacagacaattctgtgcttacagcttggggaaggccctttcctgtttcatcatggcaatgtccccgtgcacaaaacgatgtccgtacagaaatggtttgttgagatcggtgcggaagaactttactggcctgcacagagccctgacctcaaccccatcagctGATTTTGTGAGaacgatttttgggatgtctcatggacTGACAAACACCGATCTAACTCGgtcacctttcactgcagatgcggaagggCAACATAagcagatgcggtggattgagacgcatccaacgcaacaaaaaaaagacatctcttgcttaaactgacagattttgatgtGGTTTTTTTATTATGCAAATTAGATTTCCGTGGGGGCACGGACATCGACCTTAGGGGGGGATTAAACTGAGCAAATACAGAGTACGTGTAGAGATAGGAAGTCAGGGAAGCAGGATTTGGTAAATGAGTGTGGAGAGGTTAGAGGTCACTTACAGTATTaggtagatgaagaggagagtgTTGAGGCTGCTGGCCTCTCTGTGGATGAGGAGGGAGCGGGCTTTCTCCGTCACACTCCACACCCACGAGCCACCTGgccaaggagagagagaacgacacgGGGTTAGCGCATGGATGTAATGGGCAGCTCTATGCGCACTTTCCATTGCCAAATAAAATCAAGCAATCCCACATGACTGACTGTGAAACAACTTGCTTGTCAGTGGCTCGCTGTGAGAAAGCTTTTTGTACGGTCACGTGGTATTTCTGTTTGAGTGAGAAAAGGAGACAACCAGACGCATAGGCCTAcgttgtgtgtgtttacctgagaCGTCCTCTAAGGAGCCGTCACTCTGCTGCGTGTGCGTGCTCCTATGGCTCGAGCTGCTCCCTTGAGGCACTAGGTCTGAAGAGTAGGAAAACGCAGACACGTTAGTCACTCTAAAAACATTACCTTGGACTTTGCATGTGGAGGTCAGGTACGTACACAGCAACAGATAGCGGTCACATGTAGCCGACTAAAACTTTATTAGTCTACACATGGGTGTACTTTCAGGGGAGGTTGAACAACGCACCATATTCCTTTAACCTAGACAATACACCATTCATAAGGAGAGAACACTCGCATGTAGCCAACTGTCAGTCTACACATTAGGGACTACAGGAGAGGTTGAACATAGGGTTTAACATTAAGCACACTCAAAGGAAATTCTCCCTTGAAAGGGATTTTTTAGTCTAGGACTAGGCTTACTCTGTGCCCAGGAAACCGGCCCCCAATAAActacaatttgatttgtcacatgtagtgaatacaacaggtgtagactttacagtgaaatgcttactttacgagCCCGTTCCCAAAaacgcagagttaaaaagtactAGTCCAGAGTAGACCCTCCAGACTAAAGGCTGATCTTCTTCCAGACTAGGAAGGCTCACTCACCTATGTGTGGGTTGGGTGGGGGCGAGTCAAGGAATAGCTTGGGGTCTGACCCGTCCAGCTGGTctagactggactgactggagttcTGGGGAGATGGAAAAAGACTGGGTTAAAACCAGCTTCAAAATGGAGGGCAAAACATCTACAGTAGAATATGAGACAGTAACATTACGAGGGGCTGTTGTAGTATCTGCAGTATTTTCACTCAAGGATAAAAACAATTTTTAAATTGAACTTTAGGAAGACAAACACTAGTGATTCTAACTCACCACTAGCTTGCCCTGATCAAAGCTATTGTCCGTAGAAGAGAATAAGGGGCTGCTGTTGGCACTTCCATCCTCCAGTCGAGAACAAACGGACCGCAGGAGCTTGTAGCATGCCTCTCGGTTCCGCAAAGACACAAACAGGTACTAAAAATGCAcacaggagcgagagagagacatttcAGCTCGGATGCCCTTTAGTCAAACTGGAAAGTACAAGGTTGCAAACCTTTGCCTTTAAAATGAGCCCAGTTATTATTGAACAGATTAAAATTGTATATATCAGAGGTCAATGGGTGTTATGTAACTCATCGGTTGCCCTCTATTGAAGATTGATAATACAACCACCAGTGTAGATCGTAGATCTTATCATTTGATTAAGGGATGGACTATGCAGTGTCAATGTGACAGGTGAGCAAGTGACCCCTGACCTTTTCCCCCTCCATGGTGCGGATAGACAGGGCGTTGGGCACCAGCAGGGCGGTGTTCTGCTTCTTCACAATGTGCACGCTGGTCACCGGGATCACCAACTGCAGAAACAGAGGAGCAACAGACCTTCACATCACACTAAGAAAAAGGCTTTTCAAACAATAATCAAGTCGGTAGATGTACCAAGTAAAATGCATATTAAGAAACtgtagggttgggcggtatccaggtTTCCATACCTTACCCCCACAGGGGTGACCCTAACAggtattaataaaaaaaaaaaagtcggTCCGTATTTCTAAAATGTACCGTACACGGGGTATCGCCCAAACCTAATAAACTGTGTGCTCAACTTAACTCATAATTGGGAAAGAAAGCAGAGGTATAGGAATACATTTCTCCATTAGCTACGAATAGGACGGCCAAACCTTTTATTCACAAGTTCAAACCATGTTTTCAACTGAAAAGCCTAGTCGCCAATCAAGGGTCAGGTTTGCTTACCTTGGTGTCCTTGAGCAGCACGGAAGAGTGGAAGCACGCGTGGTGCTCGGTGACGTAGAGCCTGCCGTGGTAGAGCACCTCCTTCTGCAGGGCACAAATGTAGGCTGGGGAGAAAGGGAGGACATGAGAACGTTAGTTACTTAAGGCCTTGCAGCGGCGATGACACAGCAAGCACAGGCGGTCGGTCTGACGGTGATGGCCAAAAAGGCTGCCAGATATGGTTTTGTGGCATGCCGCAGCGTCGCCGAACCATGCTATCGTTTTAACGATTAGCTTAAAAATGTCACGTCAGGTATTTGTGATTTGACTGAGAAGCATGAATAACTGTCTCCATGACATGAGTATTTCACCAATAATATTCCAAACGTCACTTACCATGTAGCAAGTCTTCACTCTCCGGAATGTCAGGAAACAGCTTGTGGAATGTTTTGTTGTGCTTTATAAAACTCTGTTGAACAGAAGAAAAAAAGCATGACTAAAACGTGACGGTGGTTTGAGAAAGCAGTGCTTCATTATTTACGTAATATTCATAAACAAGGTTAAAAAAGTCAGAACGAGTGAACGTACACTTTGTGAACCACCGCCTTCAGTCTTCTCAAAACTTCTATCCACGTCGAACGTCTGAGACCTTTGGAAGACAAAGCAGCAGCGTGACGTTACGTGAAGTCTGTGGGTTTAGCGAATTCTTGACAGATATCAACAGTCAAACACAGAAGCCTTAGGCGTGACACATTCACAAAGAGAAAACAAGTGTGTTTAAGCATCCATGGTAAATCTTGAAATCCACATGGCTGCGTTTTTCCACAGGCAGCCCATTTCTGATATCCTTTttccaataattgggcaaaatatctgaattgggctgcttgtgtaaatgcagcctatgGTTGCACAGTGCGTCTGTGTGGTTACCTGACGGGGGCTTGTCTGGTGAGGTTTCTGTTCTGCTGCTGGAGCTCCAGTTGGGCCTCCTCCAGACTGAGGGCTTTCCTGGTCTTCACCTTCTTGCTCTCCTTCTTCACCGATAGTCCCCCACTCTCTACCGGGTAGCtggaaaagaggaagagaggacgaGAAGGGTTCATTGACTGGGCAAAACAGATCAACCAAAACACCCATCAATCTTAAGCCACTGAAGtttgaggagacagagacaatatgaacaaaaaatatttggATTTATAGACTCGGCCAATGTCGAACCACGTATCGAATATGAATATTACGTAAATAATGAAGCACTGCTTTCCAAACACGCTGTGTAGCCTAATGCTTTCAAAGGGCTGCCTTAAGTACACACCATTCAGATGGATATGAATATCACCACTGGCTCAAAGTCAAACCACCATCACATTTCAGCCCCTGCGATACAAGCAAAATTGCAAAAGGAGGAGTGAAAACCCATTATTTTGTCTGGCTGACACTTGTCACCGTGTATaattattgtgttattgactgtatgtttgtttattccatgtgtaactctgtgttgttgtttgtgtcgcactgctttgctttatcttggccaggtcgcagttctaaatgagaacttgttcttaactggcttacctggttaaataaaaggggaaataaaaatataaaaataatggATAGAGGTCTGGTCTAATAAGTGGAATAGAGTAGTATGTAAATGGTAGTTTGTGTGGACTCGCTGTAAACGGAGTGCATTTCCTCAACTCTTGACTAGGTTAACTGCAATGAAAAATGGACAGTTGGAGGCCAAAGGCTTATCTTTATGATTCATGGAAAAGGTGACCATTTGAGTAATCTGCCTTACAGTAACTGTAAAAAAACTGCGTCAACACATCCTGTGACAaggctgtaaacagatagtaaacCACATGCTTTGACGATTAACTTCCGTTTACACtaacattcaaaagtttggggtcacttagaaatgtccttgttttttaaagaaaaatcacattttctgtccattaaaataacatcaaat is from Salvelinus alpinus chromosome 16, SLU_Salpinus.1, whole genome shotgun sequence and encodes:
- the LOC139540703 gene encoding GRAM domain-containing protein 2B-like isoform X3, with the translated sequence MLENKRERLKTFLRKIDEKAIFRIKHFMKESYPVESGGLSVKKESKKVKTRKALSLEEAQLELQQQNRNLTRQAPVRSQTFDVDRSFEKTEGGGSQSSFIKHNKTFHKLFPDIPESEDLLHAYICALQKEVLYHGRLYVTEHHACFHSSVLLKDTKLVIPVTSVHIVKKQNTALLVPNALSIRTMEGEKYLFVSLRNREACYKLLRSVCSRLEDGSANSSPLFSSTDNSFDQGKLVNSSQSSLDQLDGSDPKLFLDSPPPNPHIDLVPQGSSSSHRSTHTQQSDGSLEDVSGGSWVWSVTEKARSLLIHREASSLNTLLFIYLILVVLLLLSSGYIGLRIVALEEQLTALGALPEFSLQSRYKDTTMIGQRRD
- the LOC139540703 gene encoding GRAM domain-containing protein 2B-like isoform X1, encoding MERGKSQLDNQDPADPPRAGDEASYPVESGGLSVKKESKKVKTRKALSLEEAQLELQQQNRNLTRQAPVRSQTFDVDRSFEKTEGGGSQSSFIKHNKTFHKLFPDIPESEDLLHAYICALQKEVLYHGRLYVTEHHACFHSSVLLKDTKLVIPVTSVHIVKKQNTALLVPNALSIRTMEGEKYLFVSLRNREACYKLLRSVCSRLEDGSANSSPLFSSTDNSFDQGKLVNSSQSSLDQLDGSDPKLFLDSPPPNPHIDLVPQGSSSSHRSTHTQQSDGSLEDVSGGSWVWSVTEKARSLLIHREASSLNTLLFIYLILVVLLLLSSGYIGLRIVALEEQLTALGALPEFSLQSRYKDTTMIGQRRD
- the LOC139540703 gene encoding GRAM domain-containing protein 2B-like isoform X2, with amino-acid sequence MSFRSSRRLHLNGYPVESGGLSVKKESKKVKTRKALSLEEAQLELQQQNRNLTRQAPVRSQTFDVDRSFEKTEGGGSQSSFIKHNKTFHKLFPDIPESEDLLHAYICALQKEVLYHGRLYVTEHHACFHSSVLLKDTKLVIPVTSVHIVKKQNTALLVPNALSIRTMEGEKYLFVSLRNREACYKLLRSVCSRLEDGSANSSPLFSSTDNSFDQGKLVNSSQSSLDQLDGSDPKLFLDSPPPNPHIDLVPQGSSSSHRSTHTQQSDGSLEDVSGGSWVWSVTEKARSLLIHREASSLNTLLFIYLILVVLLLLSSGYIGLRIVALEEQLTALGALPEFSLQSRYKDTTMIGQRRD